From the Paenibacillus sp. MMS20-IR301 genome, the window GTCAATGATTGCCAGGTTTGCAGTAGGGTTCTCGTTAGCAACTTTAAGAACTGCATCACCAAGGTCGAAACCGATACCCCAAGTCAGATCGTAGCCGCCTTTAACGAATTGGTTAAGGTTTGGCTCGTAGTCTGCATTGGATTTACTTTGCAGGTATTTGATTTCAGCACCGGCTTCTGATTCCAGAGCCTGCAGTGCTTCCCAAGCGGATTGGTTAAAGGATTTGTCGTTAACTCCGCCTACGTCAGTTACGAGACCGAGTTTAACAGCTTTAGGAGCCTCAGTTGCTGCTGGTGCTTCTGTAGCTGCTGCATCAGTTGGAGCATTAGTTGCAGCACCAGCGTTAGTGCCGGAATTTGCATTGTTATTGTTTCCGCATCCTGCCAAAATGACAGTGAATGCCAGAACCATAACCAAAGACAGTTGGTAAAGCTTCTTCATCGAATGTGATCCCCCTTAATAAATTGGATGTCTTCTGTGTTCTGCTTGGACATACCATTAGTACAAATTATACCTGCAAAAAAGGCTAAAATCCAGTCCATTAATGACCTCAGGTCAATAATAATTTGCATTTTTCAACAAGAAACCGCTTACCTTAACATGACTCGTCACATCCATGTCTGGTGTGCGTTAGAAAACCTCGAAATTCCTGCTATGGCACCATTGCATTAACATTATTATTGCACGAGGATGGCTTTTCTATTATCATGTATTTTTACATATTGTTCGCAAAGGGAGTTACTGAAATGGATCAAGAGAACCCGTCCCAAGCTATGCCGGCCTTCAAATACTGCCATGAATCACGGGTATTCAAAACCGGCCGTGTTTTCCCGAATGATGTAAACAACCACAAGACGCTGTTCGGCGGGAAGCTGATGAGCACCATTGACGAAGTCGCCTCAATCTCAGCTATGCGCCATTGCCGCACTAATGTAGTGACCGCCTCCACTGACTCTGTCGACTTTCTCCTGCCGATCAGGCCTACGGACTCCGTCTGCTTCGAATCCTTTGTCTCCTGGACAGGCCGCACCAGCATTGAGGTGTTCGTCAAAATCATTTCCGAGAATCTCTACACAGGAGAGCGCCGCGTTGCCGCCACCTCCTTCCTGACCTTCGTAGCTGTCCAGGAAGACGGCACCCCGTCTCCGGTTCCGGGAATCATCGCCGAGACCGATGAAGAGAAGCTGATCTGCCAGTCTGCCGGCGAACGCTCGGAGCTGCGTAAGATCAGACGCACCAGCAGCAAGAAGCTGGCCTCCCAGCTGGGAACTACAAAGTACTGGGAATAGTCTGAGCCCGGCAGCCCTCTTCGTTCAGAGGACCCTGATCGCCCTGGCCTCACCGCACAAAATAACCCCACAGAGTGGGGCTTGGCTTCGAGGCTGATTCTTATCCCTCAAAAAAAAGCACCGTCACACGGGTACTCCCGCAGGCGGTGCTTTTCGGTTCATCTCGTTCTTACGCGTTGATCTTCTCTTTGGCTACAACAGCCAGGGAGTTGAATGCGTTCAGATCGTTTACTGCCAGGTCAGCCAGCATCTTGCGGTTCACTTCTACGCCAGCCAGTTTCAGGCCGTGTACAAGCTTGCTGTAAGAAAGACCGTTCAAACGTGCTGCTGCGTTGATACGAACGATCCACAGTCTGCGGAAGTTACGTTTAGTCTGACGACGGTCACGGTAAGCGTAAACCATCGATTTCATTACTTGCTCTTTAGCTGTTTTGAAAATGCGGTGTTTGGAACCGAAATAACCCTTTGCCAGCTTCAATACTTTTTTATGTCTACGACGAACTACAAAGCCGCCTTTAACTCTTGCCATATTAATAAACCTCCCAAAAATGTGTAATCAAACTATTTCAAGTTAGCAAGTCCTTGTTTCAAACGTCTCACGTCACCGGCAGCCATAACCGGATTGCCGTTCAGTACGCGCTTAGCGCGTTTGGACTTGTGGGACAGCAAGTGGTTCTTGTGGGCTTTGTAACGCAGTACTTTACCAGATCCAGTGATCTTGAAGCGGCCTTTCAGGCTGCTGTGGGTTTTCATTTTAGGCATGGTGTTTCCTCCTTGATTATTATGCGGCGCCAAATTGCTATGCAAGTGACTCCAGATTATTGGGCTTTAGGAGCCAGAATCATAATCATGCTGCGGCCTTCCAGCTTAGGCTGGCGCTCAACAACAGACAACTCTTCCACTTCGTTCTTCACGCGCTCCAGAATTTTCTGACCGATATTCGCGTGGGCAATTTCCCGTCCGCGGAAACGTACGGAGCACTTCACTTTGTCGCCTTCGCCCAGGAATTTGACCACATTGCGGAACTTGGTCTGATAATCATGTTCATCAATGTTGGCACGGAACCAGACTTCCTTGATGTCAACGATCTTCTGGTTCTTGCGCGCTTCCTTCTCTTTCTTCTGTGTTTCATAACGGAACTTGCCGTAATCCATGATGCGGCATACCGGCGGTTTCGCCTGCGGTGCTACGTTGACTAGATCCAGATTAAGATCGATTGCCATCTGCAACGCCTCGCGGATCGGTTTGATCCCGATTTGTTCGCCTTCCGCTCCAACCAGCCGAACCTCTTTGGCCCGAATTTCATCATTGATCATATGTTCCTTACTGATAATACTCCACCTCCGGATCTTCTTTGGGTAATTTATTTACGGTTCTCCATAAAAAAGGGATGCCGGTAACTCCCCGACACCCCGTTTGATCAACGTTCATGAATTATAACATCCATAAAGCATTGAGATCAAAACCAGCCGGCATATAGCCGTTCAGGTGAGAAGCCGGTGCTTCTGCTTGCAATCCCTATGTTTTGCATACTTGAATAATATACAGCAATGAGCAACTGGTGTCAACACCTTTTAGTGAAAAAATCAGTTGCCTGCATAATTTAGACTTGCTTGCTCTGCACCTCTTCAAGCCGTACTACCCGTGTATGCTTCGTATGGCTCCATTGCTTGTTGTTCTGCGTGAAGAACGCATAGAACGTAATGGGATACCAGGACAGCAGATAGAAAGGGAAGGCCAGCAGGTACAGATACACCTTCTTGAACTTCACCTTCTCCAGGGCCATGGCCAGCAGGAAGGTCAGAATGTTGGCACCGACAGCAAAATAGCTGAGCCACAGCGGCAGATGCCCATAGATATTGGCAATATGCGGGCCGCCAAACATGGAGTTGTCGATCCACATTACGGCGGTCATCAGGAACGTCAGCAGAACGATGTAGACATTCGCTCCGTACAGCGCCAGGTCAAACTTCGTCAGGCTGCGCTCTTTAATACCCTGCCACAAGAGCGGGAAGAAATAACGGCGGGCCACTGTGAAATGCCCCTGCATCCAGCGCAGCCGCTGTCTCGAGGAAGCTTTGAACGTCAGCGGCTTCTCATCGAATACCTTAGCATCATAATTGAATCTCGGATAGACGCCCTTTGAGGCACTGCGCATGGTGAACTCTAAATCCTCAACCAGGCTTGTTGCACCCCAGCCCATTTCCTTCAGCAGGTTAGTCTCGAAGCACATGCCCGTTCCGCCGAGGAAGTTAGCCATCTTCAAATTGTGGCGTGACAGCTGCCAGAGACGGTTGATGTACCAGTACGATACGCCGTACGCTGCAGTGATCCAGGAATCCTCAGGGTTCTTCGTATCGATATACCCTTGAATGACCCGTCCGCCTGAACAGAGATCATTGTTCATCTCGGTCAGGAATTCCGTATGCGCGAGATTGTCGGCATCGAACATTACGACGGCATCATACTGGCGGGGCAGCGCCCACAGCTCCTTGAGCATCCATTCAATGGCATACCCTTTTCCGCGCAGGTTACTGTTGGTGCGTACACAGGCATTCATGCCGTGCTCCCGCACGATGGCAGCCGTATTATCCGTACAGTTATCGCAGATGACAAATACATCGTACAGTTCCCGGGGATAATTAAGCTGTTTCAGATTTTCCATTAATGCGCCGACCACTTCTTCCTCGTTGTGCGCTGCAACCAGTACGGCAAATGATTTCTGCGGCGCATGAATTACCTTGTTCTTTTGCCTGCGCAGTCCGAACAGCGAAAATCCGAACTGATACACGGCAATTGCCGCCAAGATCACTTGGAGCGTAACAAACAATGCGTCTGTCATGATCTTTTGATGCCCCCTTTTCCAGTCTGTTGTTTTTCTCTGTCTCTGGTTTTTGAACGTTCTTGCTGACCCTTTTGTTGCATCCCTTAGAATAGACGAGCGTAATCCCTTTTTTCGGGCAGGCTGCCGATTTTGTATTTGTTCCGTCTCTTGAAGATATGAACGGGGTTTCCAGGTACTGGCTGGAACCTCATTTCTCTGTTACCTTTTAAACGGGATCTGCCTGCTTGAATCATTGTACGGCGTAAGGGGTTAACAAGTCAAAACTGTCATTTTTCGACCGCACGCGAGCTTTTTCTTGAAATGGACTGCCTGAAAAAAGTATGATAAGGACAGCTTCAGGTCATAAAACCTGCCCTTAAAGCTGCGCCAAATATCTTTAGCCGGACTATCGGAGGGACAAGATATGAGACCTTTATTCAAGAAACTGCATCTCTTGGAGCGGCGTCTTTTTCAATGGATTAACGGACGGTTACACAATCCTTTTCTGAACTTCTGGCTCTATTACATCACCCATCTGGGGGGAGCCACCTGTGCCATCGGCATTAACGTTCTGATCTGGGCACTGTGTCCGCAGCCATGGAGAACCACCGGACTGCAGGCGCTGACTTCACTGGCTGTAAGTCATCTGCCGGTCGCCGTCGCCAAAAAGCTATATCCGCGCATGCGGCCTTATCTCGCGCTGCCGGGCACCAATACGTTCCATAATCCGCTTAAGGATCATTCTTTTCCTTCAGGCCATACTACAGCTATCTTCGCCTCAACGGTTCCTTATATGATGGCTTACCCTGCCCTGACCATTATCCTGCTTCCGCTCGCGTGCACGGTCGGCTTCTCCCGGATCTATCTGGGGCTGCATTATCCGTCTGACGTGATTGCCGGCGCGGTCATCGGCTCTGGTGTTGCAGCAGGTACGCTTGCGCTATGGGTCTGATGCCCCGCAGGCACCGGGCTAATGAATACCACTAAATTTTTATATTAGAACAGGTGAATGCTACATTGCGCAAAAAAAGAGTATTACTGCTGTCGGAAGGTTTCGGCGCCGGGCATACCCAGGCAGCATATGCGCTGTCGAGCAGCCTGCGTAAATTGTCGCCGGATGTGCAGACCAAGGTGCTCGAGCTCGGCAGCTTCCTGAATCCCAAGATGGCTCCGCTGATCGTCTCGGCCTACCGCAAAACGGTGACATCCCAGCCCCGGCTGATGGGGTATGTATACCGTCACCAGAAATCATTCAACCGTCTTACCACACTTGCCCTGCACCGCATATTTTATACTCATACGCAAAATATTGTGAAGCAGCTGAAGCCGGATATCATTGTCTGCACCCACTTCATCCCCGGTGCTGTCGTCTCCCGGCTGAAACGGCTGGACCCGTCGCTTAAAGCGCCGCTGATTACGGTCATTACCGATTACGATGCCCATGCCAGCTGGATCAGTCCCGAGGTCGACCGCTATCTGGTCTCTACTCCGGAGGTCAAAGCCAAGCTGCGCCGCCGCAGCGTCTCTGCTGCCAAAATCCGGGTCACGGGCATGCCGGTGCACCCCATATTCTGGGAGCACCCGGGCCGGGAGGAAATCCAGCAGCAATTCAGCCTGCGGAACATGCCTACCGTGCTGGTCATGGGCGGCGGCTGGGGAATGATGAATGATGAGGTAGTGAACGAGGCGCTGGCCGGCTGGCGGGAGCAGGTGCAGCTCATCTTCTGCCTCGGCCAGAATGACAGGCTGCTGCAGGAGATGAAGAACCATCCGCTCTATAATCATCCGAACATCCTCCTGCTGGGCTTCACCCGTGACATCGACAAGCTCATGGAGGTCTCAGACCTGCTGGTGACCAAGCCCGGCGGCATGACCTGCAGTGAAGGGCTGGCCAAAGGCATTCCGATGCTCTTTCATCATCCGCTGCCGGGCCAGGAGGAGGAGAACAGCCGTTACTTCACCGCGGCCGGCTTCGGCGAGCTGATCTCCTCCCTTGAAGTGGTTGACCGGTGGATGAACCGGCTGCTGAACGATTACGGGGATGTGCGTACAAGGCGCAAGCTCCATCTGGAGGACATCTCCCGTTACAATCCGCTGCAAAGCGCCCAGAGCATTATTGATATGCTGGAATAGAGCTATTCAGAATGACGTTATGAATACCAGCAATATTCCAAAGGATACAAATAAAAGGCAGTCCGGTTATTTCGTCCGGACTGCCTTTTATGCTGCTGCGTTTGATTAAACTCTTGATTAGCGTGTAGAAGCTATAGACGGTACTTCTCCAGCCGTGTGGCCTGGTACTGCTTCAGCGCTTCTTCGCCGACAATGGCCTCGCAGCGGTGAATATTAACCCCGCGTCCATAAAATTTAGTCTCGTACTCCGTCATCACATGCTCCTCATTAATTATGCCGCCCTCATGCAGGTCCAGAGAGATATTCTTCATCTGGAGGCCGTAATCAGCAAAGGAATTCAGTGAGAATTCGAACAGGCTGCGGGAATCCGTCTTCAGGTGAATTTCGCCAAGCGGACTTAGCAGGCCGCGGTATTTGTCAAGAAAACGCGGATGCGTCAGGCGGCGGCGCGCATGTTTGCTTTTCGGCCAGGGATCACTGAAATTCAGATAAATCCGCTCCAGCTCCCCCGGAGCAAACACTTCCTCGGCATAATCGATATTAGCAAGAGCGACCTTAAGGTTCGGCGGGGTCTCTTCCCCTGCCGGCTCCCATACCAGTCTGGCCTTCTCGGCTGCACGGCGGATCAGCTCGTCGTACATATCAACGCCGATAAAATTAATTCCCGGATATTTGAAGCTCATCTGGCTGATAAACTGGCCCTTGCCCATTCCGAATTCCACATGAATCGGATGACCGTTGCCGAACAGCTCGGACCACCGGCCCTTAAGACTGCGTGGATCAAGAATGACCAGGTCAGTCTGTTCTTCAAGGCTTTCACGTATTCCTTTTCTTCCGCGTAAACGCATTAAGTATTCCTCCGCTTATCTCTTATTCCATAACTGTGAACGGGATAACTGCCACTTGCAATATTGTGCCGAACTTACCGGCAAAAGTAAAGGGATTTTAAGCGGGCAGCCGGAGCAGATCCGCTATATTCTTCTGCTTTGCCCCTTAATAAAATAACCCCACAAAGTGGGGCTTTGGCGCAGGTGATGACTCAGGTACTTTGCGGGGACCCCAAAACATATAAATTCTTATAAAAAAGGGATTCTCGCCCAGTCTGGATATGACCGGACGAAAATCCTTTTTTTGTTGTATTTGGAATTGGGGTCCATATGATCAACAGTACATAGTTTATCTTGCCGGAGAATTAAAATCAAATGTCTTCTCAAATGCACTGCGGATCTTACGCTGCGCCTCTGTCTTAATCTTGTGGTTGCCGTTAAATTCCACGCCTGTCAGGGCAAGGGCTTCATCCGGAGTCAGCTGCACATCAATCGAACCTTTGCTTTCAGGATATACGGTTTGCGAATTCATCGATATCACCTCTATGGTTTATTATGGACCGGACGACACGAGATTATGAATTCAATAAATGTGATTGTGGTTATTGCAGCGGCTTTTTTACACTTTAAATATAACATAATGTGTAAGCATTTTCAAGCGGAATTCCGCTGTCCGCTGCCTATTTTCACAGCTTTTTCTGCTGAACTTCCGGCGCTTGCTTGTTACGCTCTATGCTGATTTTTGATACAATGAAAAGGTTCATGAAAGGAGCTGCACATGTCTAATTTATTACAGAGTTCTTCTCCGCTTCTGTGGGGGGATAAACGTTTCCATACCTGGAACTATGAAATGCGCGGGGAGATGGATACCAAGGTGTTCAAGGTTATGCTTGATGCCGGCTTCACCTGCCCGAACCGTGACGGTTCCATTGCCAAAGGAGGCTGTACCTTCTGCAGTGCCAGAGGGTCCGGGGATTTCGCCGGAAGCCGCCGGGATGATCTGGTTACCCAGTTCAACAAAGTACGCGACCGCCAGCATCTGAAATGGCCGAACGCCAAGTATATCGGATACTTCCAGGCCTATACCAACACTTATGCTCCGGTAGAGGAGTTAAGGGAATATTATGAAGTTATTTTGCAGCAGCCGGGGGTTGTAGGCCTCGCAATTGCCACCCGCCCGGATTGCCTTCCTGATGATGTGGTCGAATATCTTGCAGATTTGAACAAACGCACTTATCTGTGGGTAGAGATGGGGCTGCAGACGATTCACCAGTCCACCTCCGATCTGATCAACCGGGCTCATGATACTGCCTGTTATATAGAAGCTGTTGCGAAGCTCCGCAAGCACGGCATCCGTGTCTGCACCCACATTATTCACGGCCTGCCGCAGGAGACTCATGAAATGATGCTGGAGACCGTCTCTGCTGTTGCCGCCATGGGCGTGCAGGGCATCAAAATCCATCTGCTCCACCTCATGCGCAAGACGCCGATGGTGAAGCAGTATGAAGCCGGGCTGCTGCGCTTCCTGGAACAAGGCGAGTACGTAAAGCTTATTGCCGACTCCCTGGAGCTGCTGCCGCCGGAGATGATTGTCCACCGCCTGACCGGCGATGCCCCGCGCGAAGCCCTGATCGGCCCGATGTGGAGCCTCAAGAAATGGGAAGTGCTGAACGCGATCGACCAGGAGCTGATTGCCCGCGACTCCTGGCAGGGTAAGTACTGGAGGAAGAGCTGATGGGCTTCATGTCCGTGCTTAGCTTTGCCCATAAGCTGACCGAAGGGCGCCTGTCCTCCGGCGGGCTGGCCATCGATGCCACCGTAGGCACAGGTAGCGATACCCTGTTCCTCGCCAGGACGGCCGGGCCGCGCGGCGGAGTCTACGGCTTCGACATCCAGCCTGCGGCGCTGGAGCTTGCGGAAGAGCGCCTGCGGCTGGCCCGGGAGGAAGCGACGGCTGCGCTGTCTCCCGTAACCCTGCTGCAGCAGAGCCATGCAGCAATGGCTGAAGACGTTCCGCCCGGCTGGCGCGGAACGGTCTCGGCGGTGATGTTCAACCTCGGCTATCTGCCCACGGGCGATGCCGATAAGACCATCATCACCGAGCCGGCGAGCACGCTGGCCGCGCTGCAGGCGGCGCTCGCGCTGCTCCGTCCGGGCGGGATCATCACGGCCGTGCTGTATCCCGGCCACGCGGGCGGCGGCAGTGAAGCCGCCGCCGTAGAAGCCTGGGCCGCGGGCCTGGCCCAGCAGGAGGCGCAAAGCATCGTGTACCGCCAGCTGCAGCGGGCCTCCGCCCCTTATGTTGTGGCTGTAGAGAAGAAAAAAGGAGCTGATCAATCATGGCAGTAACAAAGATGGAGCATGTCGGAATCAAGGTAGACAAGCTTGAGCGTTCGCTGCAATTCTACCAGGAGGTCATCGGCCTCACGCTGCAGGGAATAATCGGAGAGCCGGAAGACGGGCTGCGGCTGGCTTTTCTCAGTTTTCCCGGCCAGACCAGCGTAGAGGTTGAACTGATCGAACGGGTATTTGAAGGTCTGCCGCAGGAAGGCAGGGTCAGCCACACCGCATTCACAGTCGACAACATTGATGAAGAGCACAGCAGACTTGCCGGGCTCCGCATCCCTGCCCTGACCGGTATCTCTACACTTGCTAACGGCAGCCGCTACTTCTTCTTCGACGGGCCCGATGGGGAGAAGCTTGAATTCTTCCAGTCCACACGCAATTAATTAGCCGCATTTACTAATTCTATAATTAGAAAGGAAGATCTTGTAATGACCAAGCCATATCCTCTGAAGTTTCAGCCGGAGTTCAAAGAACGTGTCTGGGGAGGCCGGGCGCTGGAAAAATTCGGCCTGGAGCTGCCGGAAGGCCACATCGGTGAAGGCTGGATGATTGCCGACCATGCGAATGGTGTCTCAACCGTAGTTAACGGGGAACTGGCCGGACAAGGCCTTGATGCCATCCGGGAACAGCTTGGAGCAGAATGGTTCGGCAGCAAAGGCAATGCGGAGGGCGGCGGAAGATTCCCGCTGCTGATCAAGCTGCTCGACTGCAACGACAACCTCTCTGTACAGGTGCATCCTACGGATGATTATGCCGGACTGCCAAAAGGCGAACTGGGGAAAACTGAAATGTGGTATGTCCTCGATGCCAAACCGGGAGCCAAAATCATCTACGGCCTGAAAGACGGTGTAACCCGGGAAATGCTGCAGGAAGCGCTGGAAACCGGAACCGTTATGGACAGCCTGCAGGAGATTACGGTATCGGCCGGAGACTCCTTTTACATCCCTGCAGGTACGGTTCACGCCTTGTGTGCCGGAGTGGTTGTAGCCGAAATCCAGCAGAATTCCGACACTACATACCGGATTTATGACTATGACCGGCCGGGTCTTGACGGCAAGCCGCGTGAGCTGCATATTGAGGATTCCCTGAATGTTACGGCCTACGGGGGTGCAGGTGCGACTTCAATGAAGACAGACGGCGCTGTGGCCGGAGAGTGGCTGCAGATTGCCTCCTCCCCGTACTTTATCGTAGAAAAAGGGGTGGTCTCCGGTGAATGGCAGCTTGCTACCACGGAGGACAGCTTCACTATCCTTGTAATCTGTGAAGGCAGCGGCCATCTGATCTGGGAGGGCGGCTCCCAGCCTTATGCCGCAGGTGAATGCTATCTGCTCCCTTCCAGCCTCGGCGCTTACAGCATCGAAGGCATGTCCACCGTGCTCCGCTCTTATTTGCCTTAAGCTGCAGCCTTTCTGCAGCTCAGTTTTGATAAATCTAACTTGGCCTAACCTGTATAAGACGCTGAACTTAATGATCAGGAGGACAGGCGATGCGACAGAACACCTTTACCATGACTGACCCCACCGGTGTCCTAATCCATGTCTACGAATGGCTGCCGGATACGGAAGCAGACGCCAAGGTCAGAGGAATCGTGCAAATCTCCCACGGGATGTGTGAAACGGCTGCGCGGTATGCACGGTTCGCAGAAGCACTTACCTCTGCCGGCTATGCAGTCTATGCTAATGACCACAGGGGCCACGGCCTCACCGCCGGCAAAATCAATCTCCTCGGGGATACCGGGGAGAACGGATTCTACTGGATGCGGCGCAATCTGCTGCAGCTTGCAGCTATTGCCTGCTCCAGGCATGAGCATGTACCGATTTATCTTCTGGCCCACAGCATGGGCTCCTTCCTGGCCCAGAAGCTGATGTGTGAGGAAGGCCATGACATTTACAGCGGCTTCATCTTAAGCGGCACTAACGGCCCCCGGGGGATGCTGAAGCTGGGGGAATCCTTATCGGCAGTGCAATTAAGGCTGCAGGGTGATCATCACCGCAGTGTCCTGTTAAACGGAATCGTCTTCGGTGCGTATAACCGTTCCTTCTCTCCGGTCAGGACTGCCTTTGACTGGCTGTCCAGCGACCCGGCTGAGGTAGACCGCTTCATTGCCGATCCGTATTGCGGGGCAATCTGCACCACCCGGTTCTTCCGGGACTTCTTCCACATGCTGCGGGAGCTCCACATGAGGCAGACGCTGCTCACCTTATGCCACAATAAGCCTGTCTACCTGTTCTCCGGGGAGAAGGACCCTGTGGGCATGAACGGCCAGGGGGTGAAGCGCCTGGCTGAGCTGTACCGGAGGCAGGGGCTGCAGGATGTGGAAATCAGGCTGTACCCTGAAGGCAGACACGAAATGCTGAACGAGGTTAACCGTGACCAGGTGACCGCAGATGTGCTGGACTGGCTCGCCCGCCACCTTCCTGCCGGATCGCTGAGGCTGCAGCCGGCAGCCCGTTAAGGTTTAACCGCTGCAGCGGTCAACGGTCTATAACAAAGAAAAGGCACCCGTTAAATACGGAGTGCCTTTTCTTTGTTATAGGCAATAATTGAAGCATGCGGAATATCGCCTATCTCGCCTACCAGAGTGCGGAAGGCCATGCCGTGACCGGTAATGATTATTTTGCGATAATCGAGATAACGGTCAATTACCTGCTCCACGCGGTTCTTCAGCAGCTCTCTGGATTCCCAAAGCTTGGCTGCTCCCGGAGGATAGACGCCCTGATGTGCAACATAATCATTTCCGAGCTCGGTCAGCCGCTGCACAGAAGCGTATTCAAAGCTTAAGTCCGGCTGCCATTCCCGCAGGTCGAATTCAATCCTGATGTGCAGGCCAAGCTCCTTGGATAAAATTGCTGCCGTTTGCAACGCCCGTGGGTACGGTGATGAAACAATGATTTCCGCATCCTGCAAACGTTCATCCCCGGCTGTCAAATATACCTGCTGAACTCCGGTCTCGGTAAGAGGTACCAAATCCCGGCCATGCCCTTTTAACCGGTATTGCTCATTGATCCCCCAATCCGGTTCACCATGGCGGATCAGATAAAATTGCGTCATGCGTACACCCCCTGTCAGTCTTTCATATCTGTGCCTTGCTCAGGCAGAGGGAACTGCAGGCTTAGGAGCCAGCTTATACTGTAAAATCATTTGCGGGCCTTTGCTTCCGCTGCGCCGCAGCCCGTTATCCTGAAACCCTGCACGAAGATACAGCTGCCGGGCAGCCGTATTGCGCTCATTTACGGCCAGCACAATCTGCTCCGCCCCGGGATATTGGATACGGACGAAATCCGGCAGCACCGCACTATGATAATCTTCAAAGAAATTAGCGATGCCTGCTCCGGGGGCAGGTTGAAGTTCAGCAGTGACGAAACGGATTGAAGACTACACGGGCAGCGCATAATACTGCGCCCGCTGGCTCTCGTCCTGCTGATACAGCACGATCAGCAGCGTACGGCCATCGCCGGCGCCTGGGTGCGGATCGGCCATCGCCGGAGCTGCGCCCTCGGCCAGAGCAACGGCCGCATGTCCTGCAGCCGGCTCCGCTCCATCCCCGCCGGACCCGCCGTCCGCCAGGCC encodes:
- a CDS encoding type I phosphomannose isomerase catalytic subunit is translated as MTKPYPLKFQPEFKERVWGGRALEKFGLELPEGHIGEGWMIADHANGVSTVVNGELAGQGLDAIREQLGAEWFGSKGNAEGGGRFPLLIKLLDCNDNLSVQVHPTDDYAGLPKGELGKTEMWYVLDAKPGAKIIYGLKDGVTREMLQEALETGTVMDSLQEITVSAGDSFYIPAGTVHALCAGVVVAEIQQNSDTTYRIYDYDRPGLDGKPRELHIEDSLNVTAYGGAGATSMKTDGAVAGEWLQIASSPYFIVEKGVVSGEWQLATTEDSFTILVICEGSGHLIWEGGSQPYAAGECYLLPSSLGAYSIEGMSTVLRSYLP
- a CDS encoding alpha/beta hydrolase, with protein sequence MRQNTFTMTDPTGVLIHVYEWLPDTEADAKVRGIVQISHGMCETAARYARFAEALTSAGYAVYANDHRGHGLTAGKINLLGDTGENGFYWMRRNLLQLAAIACSRHEHVPIYLLAHSMGSFLAQKLMCEEGHDIYSGFILSGTNGPRGMLKLGESLSAVQLRLQGDHHRSVLLNGIVFGAYNRSFSPVRTAFDWLSSDPAEVDRFIADPYCGAICTTRFFRDFFHMLRELHMRQTLLTLCHNKPVYLFSGEKDPVGMNGQGVKRLAELYRRQGLQDVEIRLYPEGRHEMLNEVNRDQVTADVLDWLARHLPAGSLRLQPAAR
- a CDS encoding histidine phosphatase family protein, translating into MTQFYLIRHGEPDWGINEQYRLKGHGRDLVPLTETGVQQVYLTAGDERLQDAEIIVSSPYPRALQTAAILSKELGLHIRIEFDLREWQPDLSFEYASVQRLTELGNDYVAHQGVYPPGAAKLWESRELLKNRVEQVIDRYLDYRKIIITGHGMAFRTLVGEIGDIPHASIIAYNKEKALRI